One Triticum dicoccoides isolate Atlit2015 ecotype Zavitan chromosome 3B, WEW_v2.0, whole genome shotgun sequence genomic window, AACCCAACTTTTCCATGATTGCCTGAAGATAACTTCACCCAACTCGGTCATAGGCTTTGCCATATCTAACTTCAACTTATCCGTTATTAAGTGTCTAGAAACAAAAGTTGATTGCTCCTTTGAAATAATGTCTGAGAGAATTACCACTACCTTTAAAGCGGTCTTATAGAGTACATTGCACAGGCTGAGAGGATGGAATTGAAATAAAGTTGAAGGGTTTAGTACTTTAGGAATGAGAACCAGGATTGGTCATTTATCGATTTGGCACTTTCAGCTCCTTCAACGATACATAGAACATCATTTGTTACTTTATGTAAGTACTAGATGAATAGGGGATGCGATTTGAGAATTGCCCTTAAAGATGTTCTAGGGGCGAACCAATCTGtatttggatggttaggaggatagtggtatctctagcccaccagggttaaagtcctggtgcttGCGAatatcctggatttatttcagaattttcagCGATGTGTGTTTTGTGGGAGGAGACATTTTCATCCACTACGAGACGTCTACGATTACTTTATAcaatctcaaaatgatatgccggctcagtctcttaaAGATGCTCATAGAGATAAAGTATGCATAGGGATAAATGTATGCACGTATATATGAGTGTTGCGTTGCGTTAAAAATGGAATTGGATTTCTGTTGTTAAAAGTGTGAAAACCAAATGCGACACCAACTTCTTGCAACGACGGTTCCCCTCTCGCATCGTTTTCGGCTTCAAGTTGTATGCCACCGCGGGCACGAGTCGTCAACCGCCGCCCCCATTTGCCGGGCCACCGAAAGACGTCACGGGAGACCGCACCGGCACGGCACAACCCGACGCGGACAGGAACCTCACGAGATGCGTTGGCCGCGCCTCGCCGCCTGTAGGCACGCTGGACGCCAGGCACgacgccatcctcttcagagctGCGCCATCTCGGTGGCCGTCGAACACGAAGGCGGACGTGACCGGCGCGTCGCTTGCTACAGCCCCGCATCGTTCGCCGGCCCGTATCAGCTCCACCGGCAGGTCGAAGCACGGCGACGGGCAGTATCCATGGACGGCGCCACGGTCGTCCCTTCCCCCAGGCTCCACCAGGAAGTCGAAGACGATGTTGCTGCCGGAGTAGAGCGAGGAGCACTCGAGCTTCTCCAGGGACGCCGCACGGGTTAGCAGCACCTGCGGCGGTTCCTGCTCCGTGCGCTGGTCTTGTTCCGGCGCCGCTGGCTGCTGGCTCTTGCCGGAGTTGCCGGTTTCCTCGGGCTTCTTCTTGGAGAGTCCTGGGAGGCAGAGGCACGTGAACAGCGTGCCGCAGGTGAAGCCGTCGCGCTCGTCGGGCTCGGCGTTCGGCGCTTGGGACATAGCGCTCGCCGGCCGGTGCACACAAATTCGAACGCCTTGGAGGGAACGGGGAGGACGTACGTCTAGCTAGCGCAGTACCGGTATATAGTGAGGTGGCCGGGTAAGGTCGCGGTGGCGGGTGGTGGCGGAGTGGAGGGGCACACCGCCGGTCAGCCCGCTAGATCGtgtgtttcatgatttcctggcttAACTTAGTCGTCGGGACCCACTTACATACTCGTTCTGCGTAGATCTAGCCGTATGGCGCTTGGTTCGTTGACTCGACTTCCTTCCTATGTTGTGCATGCTCTGCATGATCGAGATAACATGATACAACTCCTCAAAATTCAAATTttcaagtttttttaaaaaatgaaaaacaaaactcTGAATGTTCACAACATATGAGTCTACAATCTCTAAAATTTTCAATCCCAAATTCGAAATGCACACAGAGAAAC contains:
- the LOC119281619 gene encoding uncharacterized protein LOC119281619, whose product is MSQAPNAEPDERDGFTCGTLFTCLCLPGLSKKKPEETGNSGKSQQPAAPEQDQRTEQEPPQVLLTRAASLEKLECSSLYSGSNIVFDFLVEPGGRDDRGAVHGYCPSPCFDLPVELIRAGERCGAVASDAPVTSAFVFDGHRDGAALKRMASCLASSVPTGGEARPTHLVRFLSASGCAVPVRSPVTSFGGPANGGGG